From the Shewanella amazonensis SB2B genome, one window contains:
- the ccmA gene encoding cytochrome c biogenesis heme-transporting ATPase CcmA, with protein MTLPTKTAHSLVSAEKLTCIREERILFDELSFSVNEGDIIQIEGPNGAGKTSLLRILAGLSRPYAGSVFYRDEEIGRCRDEFNEDLLYLGHLAGVKSELTAEENLNFNLRLSGYDDFDTGEVLAKVNLKGFEEALAGHLSAGQHRRTALARLWHSNCKVWILDEPFTAIDKRGVAELEQLFLKHADNGGCVILTTHQDMGLIKDERLRKLKLEYRFV; from the coding sequence GTGACACTACCAACAAAAACAGCCCACTCACTGGTATCCGCCGAAAAGCTGACTTGCATTCGTGAAGAAAGGATCCTCTTTGACGAACTGAGTTTCAGTGTGAACGAAGGCGATATCATCCAAATTGAAGGCCCCAATGGCGCGGGCAAAACCAGCTTGCTGCGCATCCTTGCAGGACTCTCCCGCCCTTACGCCGGCAGTGTGTTTTACCGCGACGAAGAAATTGGCCGTTGCCGCGATGAATTTAACGAAGACCTACTTTATTTAGGCCATTTGGCGGGTGTCAAAAGCGAGCTGACAGCCGAAGAGAACCTTAACTTCAATTTAAGGCTCAGTGGCTATGATGATTTCGACACCGGCGAGGTCCTCGCCAAGGTCAATCTGAAGGGATTTGAAGAAGCGCTTGCAGGTCATTTATCTGCGGGGCAGCACAGACGCACCGCGCTTGCACGGCTTTGGCACAGCAACTGTAAAGTGTGGATCCTGGACGAGCCTTTTACCGCCATTGACAAACGCGGCGTTGCTGAGCTTGAACAACTGTTTCTCAAGCATGCCGATAACGGCGGCTGTGTGATCCTGACGACTCACCAGGATATGGGACTCATCAAGGATGAGCGGCTTCGCAAACTCAAGCTTGAGTACAGGTTCGTATAA
- a CDS encoding heme ABC transporter permease — MWKWLHPYADPERAYKLSDKLLPWFAFLALAFIATGTTWGLLFAPTDYQQGDSYRIIFIHVPAASMSMAAYMGMATAAFIGLVWQIKAADWTAAAIAPIGAVVTFIALFTGATWGKPMWGTWWVWDARLTSELVLLFLYLGVIALYASFEDKVLAARAAGILAIVGVINIPIIKYSVEWWSSLHQPSTIRITEKSTMSSDMLYPLLINIVGFGLMIGALTLVRFKAEILARNAMRPWVREMALAQGVK; from the coding sequence ATGTGGAAGTGGTTACATCCTTACGCCGATCCCGAGCGTGCTTACAAGTTATCAGACAAACTCTTACCCTGGTTTGCCTTCCTGGCGTTAGCCTTTATCGCCACTGGCACCACCTGGGGATTGCTGTTTGCGCCGACAGACTATCAACAGGGTGACAGCTATCGCATCATCTTTATTCACGTGCCAGCGGCATCCATGTCGATGGCAGCGTATATGGGGATGGCCACCGCCGCCTTTATTGGTCTGGTATGGCAAATTAAAGCAGCTGATTGGACCGCCGCAGCCATCGCGCCAATCGGTGCTGTGGTCACCTTTATCGCCCTCTTCACCGGCGCAACCTGGGGCAAGCCGATGTGGGGCACATGGTGGGTATGGGATGCACGCCTGACTTCTGAGTTGGTGCTGCTGTTCCTGTATTTGGGCGTGATTGCGCTTTATGCATCTTTCGAAGACAAGGTGCTGGCCGCCCGGGCCGCTGGTATTCTGGCGATTGTGGGTGTGATTAACATCCCCATCATCAAGTATTCAGTGGAATGGTGGAGCTCACTGCATCAGCCATCCACGATTCGAATCACCGAAAAATCCACCATGTCCAGCGACATGCTGTACCCTTTGCTCATTAATATTGTGGGCTTTGGCTTGATGATCGGTGCTTTGACCCTGGTTCGATTCAAGGCCGAGATCCTGGCACGCAATGCCATGCGTCCCTGGGTGCGCGAGATGGCCTTGGCTCAAGGAGTTAAATAA
- the ccmD gene encoding heme exporter protein CcmD has product MQFESFTDFINMGGYAFYVWLAYGVTATSLATLIILSTRQKGKVLTEIAKKIAREERLKESRSNKA; this is encoded by the coding sequence ATGCAGTTTGAATCCTTTACAGACTTTATCAACATGGGAGGCTACGCCTTCTATGTCTGGCTGGCTTATGGCGTTACTGCTACCAGCCTCGCGACCCTCATCATTCTTAGCACGCGCCAAAAAGGCAAGGTGCTCACGGAGATCGCTAAGAAAATCGCTCGGGAAGAGCGCCTGAAAGAAAGCCGGAGCAACAAAGCATGA
- the ccmB gene encoding heme exporter protein CcmB, producing the protein MKRGISFTQAFGTVLKRDLKIAIRHRGDIFNPLLFFVMVVTLFPLGIGPEPQVLTRIAPGIIWVAALLASMLSLERLFKADFVDGSLEQMLLSPQPLYITVLAKVLAHWLLTGVPLILVSPLLAVLLHLEDNSYGALMSTLALGTPVLSLLGAIGVALTVGLRKGGVLLSLLILPLYIPVLIFATSAIDAAGMNLPYDGQLAIIGAMLVGSLTLAPFAVGASLRVSTN; encoded by the coding sequence ATGAAAAGAGGCATTAGTTTTACCCAGGCATTTGGCACTGTACTCAAGCGGGATTTAAAAATTGCCATCCGTCATCGCGGCGATATCTTCAATCCCTTGTTATTTTTTGTGATGGTCGTGACCCTGTTCCCATTGGGAATTGGCCCTGAACCACAGGTATTGACCCGCATTGCTCCCGGCATCATTTGGGTAGCTGCGCTGCTGGCGTCCATGTTATCGCTGGAGCGTTTGTTCAAAGCAGACTTTGTCGATGGCTCGCTGGAGCAGATGCTGCTAAGTCCGCAGCCACTGTACATCACAGTGCTGGCCAAGGTGCTGGCCCACTGGCTGTTAACCGGCGTGCCACTGATTTTGGTGTCGCCGCTGCTGGCGGTATTGCTGCATCTGGAAGACAACAGTTATGGTGCGCTGATGAGCACCCTGGCGCTGGGTACTCCGGTGCTGAGTCTGCTTGGTGCCATAGGTGTGGCACTGACGGTAGGATTACGTAAAGGCGGCGTATTACTGAGTTTGTTAATACTGCCGCTCTATATTCCGGTACTGATTTTTGCGACCAGTGCCATTGATGCAGCGGGAATGAATTTACCCTACGATGGCCAGCTCGCTATAATAGGTGCCATGCTGGTTGGGTCTTTAACACTGGCGCCCTTTGCCGTTGGCGCCTCTTTAAGAGTGAGTACTAACTAA